A genomic segment from Thermoplasmatales archaeon encodes:
- a CDS encoding glycogen debranching enzyme N-terminal domain-containing protein: protein MNINKEWLLANRKGSYSSSTVSFANTRSYHGLLVSSINEHHDRWVLLSKLFEIFENKGVKFSLDTNYYPNTVYPLGYKLIRNYASFPYPIVTFQHGDIAIQKEIIMHPQEDHLVIRYTFPKVVPEKISLFPLVAFRPSYSLFEKRSFDAAESKSARITSFRSGELKFNVISQLKYVPGGDWYRKLEYPEEKVRGYAWQEDLFNPGHFEGELVNRQLEINISETDRPIDFETVKSYYFNEMGLRKRVSGIEEIKASSTFFLTNDNIIAGFHWFGTWARDALISVPGLLLCRRKYDLARKILSNYLEHSENGIVPRSLDTNDNKVTADSTLWLFYAFYKYYAYSRDKEFLEELYEKLERLIYDYSKGNEFFELDGGFVTLKKPGLTWMDARIGDISMTPRIGKPVDINALWFNALSTMKYFSAELEKDFPKDLEQMMTELKDAFPRKFIRGKKFLDTYDPDDFSLRPNFLFAYSLPFPVMKTQFHDYISQVDEFLLTPYGLRTLSSEDLNFEPIYEGDLHSRDKAYHNGTVWPWLVGPYITAAKRFGVSASDLFSYFRPLYEHSLVPEIYDGVDPQVGRGCIAQAWSHAELIRAYEEDLKPT, encoded by the coding sequence GTGAATATAAACAAAGAATGGCTTTTGGCGAACAGGAAGGGGAGTTATTCATCCTCCACTGTTAGTTTTGCGAACACAAGATCTTACCACGGACTTCTTGTTTCATCCATAAATGAGCATCATGATAGGTGGGTACTGTTATCCAAGCTTTTTGAAATATTCGAGAACAAAGGAGTAAAGTTCAGCCTGGATACGAATTATTACCCAAATACTGTATACCCTCTCGGTTACAAATTAATAAGGAATTACGCTTCATTCCCTTATCCGATCGTTACGTTCCAGCATGGGGACATCGCAATTCAGAAGGAGATAATAATGCACCCTCAGGAAGACCACTTGGTGATACGCTATACATTCCCCAAGGTCGTTCCGGAGAAAATATCTCTCTTCCCTCTTGTTGCTTTTCGGCCTTCTTATAGTTTGTTCGAGAAGCGCTCGTTCGATGCTGCGGAATCAAAAAGTGCGAGAATAACCTCCTTCAGATCAGGTGAACTAAAGTTTAACGTGATCTCACAGCTTAAGTATGTGCCTGGTGGTGACTGGTACAGGAAACTTGAGTATCCCGAAGAGAAGGTTCGTGGATACGCCTGGCAGGAAGATCTCTTCAATCCAGGTCATTTTGAGGGCGAATTGGTGAATCGGCAGCTTGAAATAAATATCTCCGAAACAGATCGCCCAATCGACTTCGAAACTGTCAAGAGCTATTACTTTAATGAAATGGGCCTAAGAAAGCGTGTGTCCGGTATAGAGGAAATAAAGGCAAGTTCGACTTTTTTCCTCACTAATGATAATATCATCGCAGGATTCCACTGGTTTGGAACGTGGGCAAGGGACGCACTGATATCTGTTCCGGGCCTGTTATTATGCCGCAGAAAATACGATCTCGCCAGGAAGATCCTGTCCAACTACTTGGAGCACAGCGAGAATGGCATAGTTCCAAGAAGCCTGGATACGAATGATAATAAAGTCACAGCCGATTCAACACTTTGGCTTTTCTATGCATTTTACAAGTACTATGCTTATTCTCGCGATAAGGAATTCCTTGAGGAGTTGTATGAAAAACTGGAAAGGTTGATTTATGACTATTCCAAAGGCAATGAATTCTTCGAGCTTGATGGTGGTTTTGTAACCCTCAAAAAACCTGGCTTGACCTGGATGGACGCAAGGATCGGCGATATTTCAATGACTCCAAGAATCGGAAAACCGGTTGATATTAATGCCCTCTGGTTTAACGCGCTCAGCACGATGAAATATTTTTCTGCTGAATTGGAGAAAGACTTTCCAAAGGACCTCGAGCAGATGATGACAGAGTTGAAGGATGCGTTTCCGCGAAAATTCATACGGGGCAAGAAATTTCTGGACACATACGATCCAGACGATTTCTCTCTAAGACCTAATTTCCTCTTTGCCTATTCTCTTCCATTTCCGGTGATGAAAACTCAATTCCATGATTACATTTCACAGGTTGATGAGTTTTTGTTGACACCTTACGGTCTCCGAACACTCTCTTCTGAAGATCTGAATTTTGAACCGATTTATGAGGGCGATCTTCACTCCAGGGACAAAGCGTATCACAACGGCACTGTTTGGCCGTGGTTAGTTGGGCCGTATATAACTGCTGCTAAGAGATTTGGCGTGAGTGCCAGTGATCTTTTTTCATATTTTCGTCCACTTTATGAACACAGTCTTGTGCCTGAGATATACGATGGCGTTGATCCACAGGTAGGGAGAGGATGTATTGCACAGGCTTGGAGTCACGCAGAGCTTATACGTGCTTACGAAGAAGATCTTAAGCCAACGTGA